In the genome of Notamacropus eugenii isolate mMacEug1 chromosome 5, mMacEug1.pri_v2, whole genome shotgun sequence, one region contains:
- the LOC140506009 gene encoding serine protease 58-like, whose product MKIILLFGFLTLAAPQFTNKRNENSDATFLAYLKSDYQPCVGTLIHQQWVVTAAHCYLPYLQVKIGTPNQNIKGWLQDQEISYEFIFRHPNFTADSPEHDIMLIKLAKSKNLHMLVDLPTRNNDLAGSICVISGWSQNWKYPFRDADIQINQIAQWLSPIQCKGVSSRNITVRSMNNMFCAGVYPHQQNFCQEVSAAAAICKGQLHGILSWTDGCVLKGDIGFYTKVSRYIDWILDIIKKN is encoded by the exons ATGAAGATCATCCTGCTCTTTGGTTTTCTGACTTTGGCTG CTCCTCAgttcactaataagagaaatgaaaattctgaTGCCACATTTTTGGCCTACTTGAAATCTGACTACCAGCCTTGTGTGGGCACCTTGATCCACCAGCAGTGGGTGGTGACAGCTGCTCACTGCTACCTACC ATACCTCCAGGTGAAAATAGGTACTCCAAACCAAAACATTAAGGGTTGGCTCCAGGATCAGGAAATAAGCTATGAATTTATCTTCCGACATCCAAATTTCACTGCAGACTCTCCCGAACATGATATAATGTTGATCAAGCTGGCCAAATCCAAAAACCTCCATATGCTGGTGGACCTGCCTACTAGGAATAATGACCTAGCTGGATCAATATGTGTTATTTCTGGCTGGAGTCAGAACTGGAAATATCCTT TCAGAGATGCAGACATCCAGATAAATCAAATAGCTCAGTGGCTTTCTCCCATTCAATGCAAAGGAGTCTCTTCAAGAAATATCACTGTAAGGAGCATGAACAACATGTTCTGTGCAGGAGTGTATCCTCACCAGCAGAATTTCTGTCAg GAGGTGTCTGCTGCTGCAGCCATTTGCAAAGGACAGCTCCATGGGATCCTGTCCTGGACAGATGGATGTGTTCTGAAAGGTGATATCGGCTTCTACACCAAAGTATCCAGATATATAGACTGGATTCTTgacattatcaagaaaaactga